In Neoarius graeffei isolate fNeoGra1 chromosome 17, fNeoGra1.pri, whole genome shotgun sequence, a single window of DNA contains:
- the LOC132901209 gene encoding olfactory receptor 6N1-like, translating into MAQNVSRKTISEFVITGFDHFAKPMILGIVILTVYILVMLGNLTNICFIIMDKRLHQPMYLFICNLAIADMLYCTCSCPTMIRNLLAGFKTISYASCMTQLCVFGLGFVMEVFTISVMAFDRLLAIIKPLRYHSILTNVRSIILTFLLWILGSATIAVVPGTVLPLPVCYTTLKFLFCDYGSVVRATCVDPNPYFDLMAILSFFLLFGTFSFIFGSYIMIFIVVFKMTSKGSKKKVFNTCFSHLIVVVCYYSPTFVINILTRTGVVLTIEERNGFRICTILGPSLVNPFIYSFSTKEIRKKILRIMSQVGPTKE; encoded by the coding sequence ATGGCTCAAAATGTTTCCAGAAAAACAATCAGTGAATTTGTTATCACAGGATTTGACCACTTTGCAAAACCAATGATACTTGGAATTGTCATACTTACTGTATACATTCTTGTAATGCTTGGGAATCTGACAAACATATGCTTCATTATCATGGATAAACGTCTGCACCAGCCAATGTACCTCTTTATCTGCAATTTAGCAATTGCAGACATGCTCTACTGTACATGCTCATGTCCAACAATGATAAGGAACCTTTTAGCTGGATTTAAAACCATATCTTATGCATCATGCATGACTCAGTTATGTGTGTTTGGTTTAGGCTTTGTAATGGAGGTGTTTACTATTTCTGTCATGGCTTTTGACCGATTACTTGCCATAATCAAGCCACTGCGCTACCATTCAATTCTGACAAATGTACGTTCTATTATTCTCACTTTCTTGCTGTGGATTCTTGGTTCTGCGACAATAGCTGTTGTGCCTGGAACTGTTCTTCCACTACCAGTTTGTTACACAACACTTAAATTCCTGTTTTGTGACTATGGATCTGTTGTCAGGGCCACTTGTGTAGATCCTAACCCATATTTTGATCTGATGGCAATTTTAAGTTTTTTTCTGCTGTTTGGAACATTCAGTTTTATCTTTGGATCTTATATAATGATATTCATAGTTGTTTTCAAAATGACCTCAAAGGGTAGCAAGAAAAAAGTGTTTAATACATGCTTTAGTCATTTGATAGTTGTAGTGTGCTATTATAGCCCGACTTTTGTTATAAACATTTTAACTAGGACTGGTGTAGTTCTCACAATAGAAGAACGAAACGGATTCAGGATTTGCACAATTCTTGGTCCATCCTTAGTAAATCCTTTTATATATTCTTTTAGCACCAAagagatcagaaaaaaaataCTGAGAATTATGTCTCAAGTTGGACCAACCAAAGAATAA